The genome window ACGCCTTGGCACTGGCGACGATGATGTCCGTATCCGCGCCATGACCGCCATAGACGCGCGGATATTCAACTTCGGCCTGCGCGTCCATCGTGGTGTGACCGTTCTTCCCCTGAATGCGCACGGTCACTTCACCGAGCGCGTCAATGCCTTCGGTGATGGCGTGGATGTTGAATTCCAGCAGTGTACACGGCACATTGACAATAGCGTTGATCGCCTTGTATGTCGCGTCCACAGGACCCGTGCCCATCGCCGCGTGCGTGTGGACGACGCTGTCGGGCCCGCGCAAACGGACGGTGGCGGTCGGCATGCCCATTGTCCCGCAGGTTACCTGCAAGCCGTTCAACAGGTACACATCGCGCGGTTTGTAGAACTCGTCCGCGATCAGGGCTTCGAGGTCGAGATCGGTGATGACCTTCTTGCGGTCTGCCAGCTCCTTGAAACGCGCAAAGGCTTTATCGAGCTCGACCTCATCGAGCGAGTGTCCCATTTCCGCGAGCCGGTTGCGCAGGGCGTGGCGTCCCGAGTGTTTGCCCAGCACGAGATTCGTCTGATTAACGCCCACATCTTCGGGACGCATGATCTCGTAGGTGGTTTGGTGTTTCAACATGCCGTCCTGATGGATGCCCGCTTCATGCGCGAACGCGTTCGACCCGACAATGGCCTTATTCGGCTGGACGACAATGCCTGTGTAATTGCTGACCAGTTTGGAAATGCGCGAGAGTTGACGAGTGTCAATTCCAGTATCAAGCCCAAAGACAGGATGACGCGTCTTCAACGTCATCACCACCTCCTCCAGCGAAGTATTCCCAGCGCGCTCACCGATCCCGTTAATCGTCACTTCCGCCTGGCGTGCGCCTGCGCGGATACCTGCAAGCGAATTTGCAGTCGCCATGCCCAGGTCATCATGGCAATGCACCGAGACCGTGATGCCTGCGTGCATCCCCGGCGTGTTCTCGATGATGCCTTTGATGAGCGCATAAAATTCATCGGGCGTGGTGTAGCCGACCGTGTCGGGAATGTTCAACGTGGTCGCACCGGCTTTGATCGCCTCGCCCAACACAACATACAAAAATTCAGGGTCGGAGCGTCCCGCATCTTCGGGGCTGAACTCCACATCGTCACACAGTGACTTCGCATACGCCACCATCTCGCTCACGCGCTGCACCACCTCTTCGGGATCCATCTTCAACTTGTGCTGCATGTGGATCGGCGACGTGGCAAGGAAGGTGTGAATGCGCGGCTTCTTCGCACCCTGGACGGCTTGCCACGCCTTGTCAATATCGGATTTGTTCGCCCGCGCCAGCCCTGCGATGACGGGAATCTTCGCCTCATGCTCACCCTTCGACACGCTCAGGGCGGCGGGGACGGCTGGGTTGCCCACTTCAAGCGCGATTCTGCGGACGGCTTCCAGATCGTCGGGAGACGCTGCGGGGAATCCTGCTTCGATGATGTCCACGCCAAGCCGCGCCAGATTATGCGCCACTTCCAATTTCTCGGCTGAGGTCATCGTCGCGCCCGGAGATTGCTCACCATCGCGTAATGTTGTGTCGAATATCTTGAC of Anaerolineales bacterium contains these proteins:
- a CDS encoding 2-isopropylmalate synthase gives rise to the protein MTNTNYVKIFDTTLRDGEQSPGATMTSAEKLEVAHNLARLGVDIIEAGFPAASPDDLEAVRRIALEVGNPAVPAALSVSKGEHEAKIPVIAGLARANKSDIDKAWQAVQGAKKPRIHTFLATSPIHMQHKLKMDPEEVVQRVSEMVAYAKSLCDDVEFSPEDAGRSDPEFLYVVLGEAIKAGATTLNIPDTVGYTTPDEFYALIKGIIENTPGMHAGITVSVHCHDDLGMATANSLAGIRAGARQAEVTINGIGERAGNTSLEEVVMTLKTRHPVFGLDTGIDTRQLSRISKLVSNYTGIVVQPNKAIVGSNAFAHEAGIHQDGMLKHQTTYEIMRPEDVGVNQTNLVLGKHSGRHALRNRLAEMGHSLDEVELDKAFARFKELADRKKVITDLDLEALIADEFYKPRDVYLLNGLQVTCGTMGMPTATVRLRGPDSVVHTHAAMGTGPVDATYKAINAIVNVPCTLLEFNIHAITEGIDALGEVTVRIQGKNGHTTMDAQAEVEYPRVYGGHGADTDIIVASAKAYINALNKLIIAQTETHERVVNDFGVMLG